The following are encoded together in the Candidatus Methylomirabilis oxygeniifera genome:
- a CDS encoding Putative acetolactate synthase large subunit (Evidence 3 : Function proposed based on presence of conserved amino acid motif, structural feature or limited homology; PubMedId : 6308579; Product type pe : putative enzyme) has translation MTGAEAVAECLKAQGVELVFGIRGLHITPVATAAKRQGIRFIEVRNEQSAAFMADAYARVTGQVGVVLAGTGAGTAATMVGIQEAYCSSSPVLLLSSQIERAHLRKGWGDVHEVKDQHGLISNVAEACYDVTAPADIPQSFQTIFFRMENERPRPYGLEVPVDVLNAELVAPFSYQQAVRTPKLPDETRLEDAVELIAGARRPIIYAGGGSIASGVGQAIGRLAERLNAPVLTSIKGKGVFSEAHDLSLGNLGTEEPVRLLLEKADLGIVVGTRFSNRSTGKWSLRLPSQWVRVDIDEQQFAKTHPSIQGSHVVELVGDARITVEAILERLEKQPSRPQGFERSEVIEAKRQVLESVRVKYPAEVKLLEDIRQAMKHDAIVANDSAMATYWARRYFEVHEPRTFLWAMGSGTIGFGLPAAIGAKLAKPDCQVLALCGDGGFLYSCQELATAVKYRAAIVILLFNNNAFGVVDYAERKAGQLFGDEALVNPDFIALAKSFGADAERVDSLEQIGEVVEKALTRNRLTVIEVPVALRPPPDLA, from the coding sequence ATGACTGGCGCAGAAGCGGTTGCCGAATGCCTGAAGGCTCAAGGAGTTGAACTGGTCTTCGGGATACGCGGCCTGCACATCACGCCTGTGGCCACTGCCGCCAAACGACAAGGCATTCGATTCATTGAGGTCCGCAACGAGCAGTCCGCAGCCTTCATGGCCGATGCCTATGCCAGGGTGACCGGGCAGGTCGGGGTTGTGCTGGCCGGGACAGGCGCCGGCACTGCCGCCACGATGGTCGGCATTCAGGAAGCCTATTGCAGCTCCTCGCCGGTGCTGCTCCTTTCCAGCCAGATTGAGCGGGCGCATCTGCGCAAAGGCTGGGGCGATGTCCACGAGGTGAAGGATCAGCACGGTCTGATTTCGAATGTGGCCGAGGCGTGCTATGACGTGACGGCACCCGCAGACATTCCTCAAAGCTTCCAGACGATCTTTTTCAGGATGGAAAATGAACGACCGCGACCCTACGGCCTCGAGGTTCCGGTGGATGTCCTGAACGCGGAGCTTGTCGCCCCTTTCTCGTATCAGCAGGCAGTGCGTACGCCAAAGCTGCCTGATGAAACGAGGCTGGAAGACGCGGTTGAGCTGATTGCAGGCGCGAGGCGGCCTATCATCTATGCCGGAGGCGGCTCGATCGCCTCAGGGGTAGGCCAAGCGATTGGACGACTGGCCGAGCGGCTCAACGCCCCGGTGCTTACCAGTATCAAAGGGAAAGGGGTATTCTCAGAGGCTCATGATCTATCCCTTGGCAATCTTGGGACTGAGGAGCCTGTTCGGTTGTTACTCGAAAAGGCCGATCTTGGCATCGTGGTCGGCACACGGTTCAGCAACCGATCGACCGGTAAATGGTCATTGAGGCTCCCGTCGCAATGGGTCAGGGTTGATATAGACGAGCAACAGTTCGCCAAGACCCATCCGAGCATCCAGGGCAGCCATGTCGTTGAGCTGGTAGGCGATGCCCGCATAACCGTAGAGGCTATTCTCGAAAGGCTTGAAAAGCAGCCGTCACGTCCGCAAGGCTTTGAGCGGTCAGAGGTCATCGAGGCCAAACGACAGGTCCTGGAAAGCGTGAGAGTGAAATATCCTGCCGAGGTAAAACTGCTTGAAGATATCAGGCAGGCAATGAAACACGACGCCATTGTGGCCAACGATTCGGCCATGGCGACATACTGGGCGCGTCGGTACTTTGAGGTTCACGAGCCCAGAACATTTCTCTGGGCGATGGGGAGCGGGACAATCGGGTTCGGGCTACCGGCTGCCATCGGTGCCAAGCTCGCCAAGCCGGATTGTCAGGTTCTGGCGCTGTGCGGCGACGGCGGGTTTCTTTACTCCTGTCAGGAACTGGCGACTGCGGTCAAATATCGGGCCGCCATCGTCATCCTACTCTTTAATAACAACGCCTTTGGTGTCGTGGACTATGCCGAGCGAAAGGCGGGCCAACTGTTTGGCGACGAAGCGCTTGTAAACCCGGACTTCATCGCCTTGGCGAAGTCATTTGGCGCCGATGCGGAGCGGGTCGATTCGCTAGAGCAAATCGGTGAGGTCGTCGAGAAGGCGCTTACGCGAAATCGGCTAACGGTCATCGAGGTCCCGGTCGCCTTACGTCCCCCACCGGATCTGGCCTAA
- a CDS encoding Putative outermembrane protein (modular protein) (Evidence 3 : Function proposed based on presence of conserved amino acid motif, structural feature or limited homology), with protein sequence MRTLVLSLCALFVFSGTFLSGSAVAQGAPSIAGCPIFPADNIWNTPVDTLPPDPNSDSYINSIGRNAGVHPDFGSGMWEGAPIGIPFVTVPGTQPMAPVACYYADESDAGPYPIPLDAPIEGGSDSNGDRHVLVLDRDRCMLYEIYDAWPQQSGSWSCGSGAIYNLYSYTLRPEGWTSADAAGLPMLPGLARYDEVAAGEITHALRFTAPSTRRAYIWPARHYASSSTNPALPPMGQRFRLKAGVDISGFSPQVQVILRALKKYGMILADNGSSWYISGVPDSGWNDDALVGELRQVHGDDFEAVDVSSLMLDPNSGQVRTDGSDLKRLSVGTAGNGSVTSVPGGVGCPGDCLEDFPTGTTVEVTATAGAGYVLDRWMGDCVGSAPTCSLIMSADRQATAVFSPAPQWVTVQEPNGGERWKVGRKMTIRWRSGGFSGKVRIELSTDGGLSWRTIIAGTPNDGAQQWKVPRLRTTQGRLRITAVSDSSIIDASDANFTIF encoded by the coding sequence ATGAGAACTCTTGTCTTGTCTCTATGTGCATTGTTCGTTTTTTCGGGAACTTTTCTGTCCGGGTCAGCCGTGGCCCAAGGGGCACCGTCGATCGCCGGCTGCCCTATTTTTCCAGCAGACAACATCTGGAATACGCCCGTCGATACGCTGCCGCCGGACCCGAACTCGGACAGCTATATCAACTCGATCGGGAGAAATGCCGGCGTACATCCGGATTTCGGGTCGGGAATGTGGGAGGGGGCGCCGATCGGTATCCCCTTCGTGACTGTGCCAGGGACGCAGCCGATGGCACCGGTCGCCTGCTATTACGCGGATGAAAGTGACGCAGGGCCGTATCCTATTCCGCTGGATGCACCGATTGAGGGGGGCAGCGACAGCAACGGCGATCGCCACGTGCTGGTCCTCGATCGGGATCGCTGCATGCTCTATGAGATCTACGACGCCTGGCCGCAACAGAGCGGGAGTTGGAGTTGCGGCTCGGGAGCGATCTACAACCTGTACTCATATACCCTGCGGCCCGAGGGTTGGACCTCGGCAGACGCGGCCGGACTGCCGATGCTGCCGGGACTGGCGCGCTATGACGAAGTGGCCGCCGGCGAGATTACTCACGCCCTTCGTTTTACCGCGCCCAGCACGCGCCGGGCGTATATCTGGCCGGCCAGGCACTACGCATCCAGCTCGACAAATCCCGCTCTTCCCCCAATGGGCCAACGCTTCCGTCTGAAGGCCGGTGTCGATATCTCCGGCTTTTCGCCGCAGGTGCAGGTTATTTTGCGGGCCCTGAAGAAGTACGGAATGATCCTCGCCGACAACGGCTCATCCTGGTACATCTCCGGTGTACCCGACTCGGGCTGGAATGACGACGCGCTTGTCGGCGAACTGCGGCAGGTCCATGGCGACGACTTCGAGGCTGTCGATGTCTCCTCACTCATGCTCGATCCGAACTCCGGGCAGGTGCGGACGGACGGGTCGGACTTGAAGCGTCTGAGCGTGGGCACGGCGGGGAACGGTTCGGTGACAAGCGTACCGGGAGGGGTTGGGTGCCCGGGCGATTGCCTCGAAGATTTCCCGACGGGAACCACTGTCGAGGTGACGGCGACTGCCGGGGCCGGATACGTGTTGGACCGTTGGATGGGCGATTGCGTTGGGTCTGCGCCGACATGCAGTCTGATAATGAGCGCTGACCGGCAGGCAACGGCGGTGTTTTCGCCAGCACCTCAGTGGGTGACGGTCCAGGAGCCGAACGGCGGCGAACGATGGAAGGTGGGCAGGAAGATGACGATACGCTGGCGGTCCGGCGGCTTCTCTGGAAAGGTGAGGATTGAGTTGTCGACGGACGGCGGCTTGTCATGGAGGACGATCATCGCGGGCACCCCCAATGATGGGGCACAACAGTGGAAGGTACCGCGCTTGCGAACCACTCAGGGGCGACTCAGGATCACCGCGGTCTCGGATTCCTCAATTATCGATGCGAGCGATGCGAATTTCACGATCTTTTGA
- a CDS encoding Orotate phosphoribosyltransferase (modular protein), which translates to MVKKAAMLSVAVLFGMQAGLAMAAPNPDTGPGCGLGKLAWSDYQRQKDIAPQVMMATTNGTFGSTTFGISSGTSGCTNDGKIMGDSKTVMFAELNFENLSQEMARGQGEHLASLATLMGIPADQHGAFFAMTQERYTSLVEAGETSPVAMVKAINEAIAGHPVLAKISSR; encoded by the coding sequence ATGGTGAAAAAAGCGGCCATGTTGTCGGTTGCGGTACTGTTTGGAATGCAGGCAGGTCTTGCGATGGCGGCACCAAATCCCGATACGGGACCAGGATGCGGCTTGGGCAAGCTTGCCTGGTCCGACTACCAGAGGCAGAAGGACATCGCCCCACAGGTTATGATGGCTACGACCAACGGGACCTTTGGTAGCACTACGTTCGGTATCAGCTCTGGGACCTCCGGCTGCACCAATGACGGTAAGATCATGGGCGACAGTAAGACGGTCATGTTCGCTGAGTTGAACTTTGAGAATCTCTCTCAGGAGATGGCCCGTGGTCAGGGGGAACACCTCGCCTCGCTGGCGACCTTGATGGGCATACCGGCCGATCAGCACGGCGCCTTTTTCGCGATGACCCAGGAACGCTACACCTCACTGGTCGAGGCGGGCGAAACCTCTCCGGTGGCCATGGTGAAGGCGATCAATGAAGCCATTGCCGGTCATCCGGTGCTTGCCAAGATCTCTTCTCGATAA
- a CDS encoding conserved protein of unknown function (Evidence 4 : Homologs of previously reported genes of unknown function) yields MCLASLPAGAEPITADVYLSELQAKVRARQLADDREWHLLLHYRPRLFGRYESEQDDPGFFLSSTGKTDPQAELDATLAQFFSSELVGRSRQPAQCAFIARYHWLRRILQFDESRLPKMACERYDRWFADFEARSITLIFPSAFMNNPASMFGHTLLRVDQKDQTDQTRILAYTINYAADVPPDAGIAYPIRGIFGLYKGYFSTIPYYLKVQEYRDIEDRDIWEYRLNLTERQVERLLMHAWELGNASFDYFFFKENCSYHLLTLLDYADPTLHLTDEFVFWTVPADTVRLIASKPGLVADVTYRPARSNLIRRKRESLSPDDRTLTLRITKDLSELTSSAFARLGPPRQAFLLDLASDHLRYQIDTADEPSSDLKERNRALLTARSRLRIPSEDFMVAPFAKQPELGHKTSRISVGVGRRNHDTFEEVTVRAGYHDLLDREVGYTPDAQIEIASITARHYNRADRTRIERAMFANILSLSPVDSVSHAPSWKINAGMQTIRHHGCELCRNGVMNGGIGGAVESRLLGREVLFALAEAEGNYSRAYEERHRVGGGGTVGILADLTAHWKLMATGTYLKYALGETSDDIRWFIGSRYTLSRNWALRLEYHHRDRDNDATFTLQAFF; encoded by the coding sequence GTGTGCCTCGCGTCTCTGCCGGCTGGCGCAGAGCCCATCACCGCTGACGTATATCTGTCCGAACTGCAGGCCAAGGTGCGCGCACGTCAACTTGCGGATGACCGCGAGTGGCATCTGCTCCTTCATTATCGTCCCCGTCTTTTCGGTAGATATGAAAGCGAACAGGACGACCCCGGGTTTTTTCTCTCGTCGACAGGGAAGACCGATCCTCAAGCGGAGCTGGATGCGACGCTGGCGCAATTCTTCTCGTCTGAGTTGGTTGGGCGATCCAGGCAGCCGGCGCAATGCGCGTTCATTGCGCGCTACCACTGGCTAAGGCGAATACTGCAATTCGACGAGTCGCGCTTGCCGAAGATGGCGTGCGAACGGTACGACCGGTGGTTTGCAGATTTTGAGGCCCGGTCTATTACGCTGATTTTTCCTTCGGCCTTTATGAATAATCCGGCATCAATGTTCGGACATACCTTGCTGCGGGTCGATCAGAAGGACCAGACCGATCAGACGCGGATCCTTGCCTACACCATCAATTATGCGGCGGACGTACCGCCGGACGCAGGTATCGCCTATCCGATTCGCGGTATCTTCGGACTCTATAAGGGATATTTCTCGACTATTCCGTACTACTTGAAAGTGCAGGAGTATCGCGACATCGAAGATCGTGATATCTGGGAATATCGTCTGAATCTCACTGAACGGCAAGTCGAGCGCCTCCTAATGCATGCCTGGGAATTGGGAAATGCCTCGTTCGATTACTTTTTCTTCAAAGAAAACTGCTCCTATCATCTTCTGACGCTGCTCGATTACGCGGACCCAACGTTGCATCTTACGGATGAGTTTGTTTTCTGGACCGTCCCGGCCGACACGGTCCGACTTATTGCATCGAAGCCGGGGTTAGTCGCGGACGTCACCTATCGTCCCGCCCGCAGTAACCTGATCCGGCGCAAACGCGAATCTCTATCGCCGGACGATCGCACACTGACTCTGCGGATTACCAAGGATCTGAGCGAGCTTACGTCATCGGCTTTTGCCCGGTTGGGTCCTCCACGCCAAGCGTTTCTACTCGATCTGGCTTCGGACCACTTACGATATCAAATCGATACAGCCGACGAGCCATCGTCTGACCTGAAAGAGCGAAACCGGGCGCTCTTGACGGCCCGCAGCCGACTCAGGATTCCATCTGAGGATTTTATGGTGGCACCGTTCGCGAAACAGCCGGAGTTGGGGCACAAGACCTCTCGCATCAGCGTGGGGGTCGGCCGGCGGAATCACGATACGTTTGAGGAAGTGACGGTACGAGCGGGTTATCATGATCTGTTGGATCGGGAGGTCGGTTATACCCCCGATGCCCAGATCGAAATCGCGTCCATTACAGCTCGCCACTACAATCGGGCAGATCGAACGCGGATTGAACGGGCGATGTTCGCCAATATCTTATCCCTCTCGCCGGTTGACTCGGTCTCACATGCCCCATCGTGGAAAATCAATGCCGGTATGCAGACGATCAGGCACCATGGCTGTGAACTGTGCCGCAATGGGGTCATGAATGGCGGCATCGGGGGAGCCGTCGAATCTCGATTGCTGGGTCGGGAGGTCCTGTTCGCGTTGGCGGAAGCGGAAGGAAATTACAGTCGTGCATACGAAGAGCGGCATCGAGTCGGCGGCGGCGGGACGGTCGGGATACTGGCCGACCTGACCGCGCATTGGAAGCTCATGGCTACGGGGACCTATCTGAAATATGCGTTGGGTGAGACGTCCGACGACATTCGTTGGTTTATCGGATCACGCTACACACTGTCGCGAAACTGGGCACTGCGGCTTGAGTATCATCACAGGGATCGTGACAACGACGCGACGTTCACGCTCCAGGCGTTCTTTTAG
- a CDS encoding conserved protein of unknown function (Evidence 4 : Homologs of previously reported genes of unknown function) yields the protein MSTEKATPREQLGLSLRVHPEPIVVRDPFLEFLGLVAPGEPIAVSFDELVKAAGHMCPTVAGAYLVLRHGLKALYGDEPAVRGNVRVTAYGGPTDFGYGPISQLVNVAIGAAPETGFGGLGAGRFRRRDLFVFRTDDLRHSEFDFERLDTGRTVHVTYEPNVVPTSKDLPASIGPALSNGDPASVARFRSLWNARVEDILEADARVVRIQAAAG from the coding sequence ATGAGCACGGAGAAGGCGACACCACGTGAACAACTTGGGCTCTCGTTGCGAGTACATCCCGAACCGATTGTGGTTCGCGACCCTTTTCTCGAATTTCTGGGACTGGTCGCTCCAGGGGAGCCGATTGCGGTCAGCTTTGACGAGCTAGTGAAAGCGGCGGGTCATATGTGTCCGACCGTCGCCGGCGCATACCTTGTCCTGCGACACGGACTGAAAGCGTTGTACGGCGATGAGCCGGCTGTTCGCGGCAACGTCCGGGTGACGGCATACGGCGGCCCGACCGATTTCGGATATGGGCCGATCTCACAACTGGTCAACGTCGCTATCGGCGCCGCGCCTGAAACCGGTTTTGGAGGACTGGGCGCCGGACGCTTTCGCCGGCGCGATCTGTTCGTCTTTCGAACCGATGATCTGCGTCACAGCGAGTTCGACTTTGAGCGCCTCGACACCGGGCGTACCGTCCATGTCACCTACGAGCCGAACGTGGTGCCGACCTCCAAAGACCTGCCGGCATCTATCGGCCCCGCGCTCTCCAATGGCGATCCCGCCTCGGTCGCTCGTTTCCGCTCCCTCTGGAACGCACGCGTTGAAGATATCCTCGAGGCCGACGCGCGCGTCGTTCGCATACAAGCAGCCGCCGGGTAA
- a CDS encoding membrane protein of unknown function (Evidence 5 : No homology to any previously reported sequences) codes for MAAHQFTSITTVDDVVHADPALSRVLNAHGIDTCCGGSATLAEAAHVRGIDLGELLTALNRAGAPRERSAVVATEPVRPCASPACEVAASPAPAASPAVVVPAAPRPTPYVRFFAASLLFALTFGSTLGALTLATLTLPWNFLGGLSTDVAKLAHGYTQVFGFAALFIMGVAYHVIPRFKGAPLAAPGVASASFWLQTGGVLAVAVGLLVGPPVVGPAQCIGVLALLAAAASFGWVIHCSLAAGPPTPEGFERYLRAGCAWLTVAAALAVAATAGADSLQPVVWEAALWGFAGSWILGMSLRIVPVFLGLPPLSQQTSSALFGGYQLAVSAWVAVAVIDTWIVLPGARALTGVALSLMVGGFVWRLGILGSRENQTQVGDRGYEKFLVAAYVWLLGALVFTPIWSAASAMTGDPMPTLVLDFGRHAFTLGFLTQIIVGVAARLIPVFAGTPLWSTGWRDATFYLLNATIATRGLELLVEVAGLADVWPYISISGLLGVGAFAAFAGNVFMTVRARPLTVVPASSEADPLADNLVADLLTIPGALELLVSRGLRPLQNPAMREAMAPTVTLRQACRIHSIELEPLLAELGKLAAISRQA; via the coding sequence ATGGCCGCACATCAGTTTACGAGCATAACAACGGTTGATGATGTCGTGCACGCCGATCCGGCCCTCAGTCGGGTTTTAAATGCGCACGGGATCGACACCTGCTGCGGCGGCAGCGCAACGCTCGCTGAGGCCGCACATGTTCGCGGTATCGATCTCGGCGAGTTGCTGACGGCTTTGAACCGAGCGGGCGCGCCGCGTGAACGGTCCGCCGTCGTTGCGACAGAGCCTGTCCGCCCTTGCGCCTCACCCGCCTGCGAGGTAGCGGCGTCGCCCGCGCCGGCGGCGTCGCCGGCGGTCGTCGTGCCCGCCGCTCCCCGACCGACACCCTACGTCCGGTTCTTTGCCGCCAGCTTGCTCTTTGCGCTTACCTTCGGCAGTACGCTCGGCGCGCTGACCCTTGCCACGCTCACACTTCCCTGGAATTTCCTTGGCGGACTGTCGACGGACGTCGCCAAACTGGCGCATGGGTACACGCAGGTCTTCGGCTTCGCCGCCCTCTTCATTATGGGTGTCGCCTACCACGTGATCCCCCGCTTCAAAGGGGCGCCGCTTGCCGCACCGGGCGTGGCCTCGGCATCGTTCTGGCTGCAAACAGGCGGCGTACTGGCCGTCGCCGTCGGCCTGCTCGTCGGACCGCCGGTCGTTGGGCCGGCACAGTGTATAGGCGTCCTTGCGCTGCTTGCGGCGGCGGCAAGTTTCGGATGGGTCATCCATTGCAGCCTGGCTGCCGGCCCGCCCACGCCGGAGGGCTTCGAGCGCTATCTTCGCGCAGGCTGTGCATGGCTGACAGTTGCGGCCGCTCTGGCCGTCGCGGCGACTGCCGGCGCCGATTCGCTCCAACCGGTCGTGTGGGAAGCGGCGCTGTGGGGCTTCGCGGGCTCGTGGATTCTCGGCATGAGTTTACGCATCGTGCCGGTCTTCCTGGGCCTGCCGCCGTTATCTCAACAGACGAGCAGTGCCCTGTTTGGCGGCTATCAACTGGCTGTATCGGCATGGGTGGCCGTCGCCGTCATCGACACATGGATAGTGCTTCCAGGCGCGCGCGCACTGACCGGGGTAGCGCTGTCATTGATGGTAGGCGGGTTTGTATGGCGACTTGGCATCCTGGGGTCGCGGGAGAATCAGACCCAAGTAGGCGATCGTGGCTACGAAAAGTTTTTGGTCGCCGCCTATGTATGGTTGCTTGGCGCGCTGGTGTTCACGCCTATCTGGAGCGCAGCGTCGGCGATGACAGGTGACCCCATGCCGACGCTGGTCCTGGACTTCGGTCGCCATGCGTTCACCCTCGGCTTTCTCACGCAGATTATCGTCGGCGTTGCCGCGCGCCTCATCCCGGTATTTGCCGGGACGCCGTTGTGGAGCACGGGATGGCGCGACGCGACCTTCTACCTGCTCAACGCGACGATCGCCACACGCGGCCTCGAACTGCTGGTTGAGGTGGCCGGTCTGGCCGACGTGTGGCCGTATATCTCCATTTCCGGTCTGTTGGGCGTCGGAGCCTTTGCTGCCTTTGCCGGCAACGTATTCATGACCGTACGCGCGCGACCGCTGACCGTAGTACCCGCCTCATCAGAGGCGGATCCACTGGCGGATAACCTCGTCGCCGATCTGCTGACCATCCCTGGCGCCCTCGAACTCCTCGTGAGTCGCGGCTTGCGTCCGCTCCAGAACCCGGCCATGCGCGAGGCGATGGCCCCCACCGTCACGTTACGACAGGCGTGCCGAATTCACAGTATCGAACTTGAACCGTTGCTGGCCGAGCTGGGCAAGCTGGCGGCAATATCGCGTCAAGCGTAA
- a CDS encoding exported protein of unknown function (Evidence 5 : No homology to any previously reported sequences), protein MRLTRLGICAGVVGAIVLGCLGYSAAVEPHESSVDTRQRVVLAHAQRDMMLTEMRVMLASVSGIIQGVATGDLPAAEKAARASGIGKAADVNPHIKTRLPRQFLELAMHTHRGFDMLADQIQAGGSQADILRGLATLTGNCVACHAVYRLDEAR, encoded by the coding sequence ATGAGACTAACGCGGCTCGGAATCTGTGCGGGTGTAGTGGGGGCCATCGTCCTTGGGTGCCTCGGTTACTCGGCTGCCGTTGAACCCCACGAATCGTCGGTCGATACGCGGCAACGCGTGGTCCTTGCCCATGCGCAGCGAGATATGATGCTGACGGAGATGCGCGTCATGCTCGCGTCTGTAAGCGGGATCATCCAGGGCGTAGCGACCGGCGATCTCCCTGCGGCGGAAAAGGCAGCCCGCGCGTCGGGCATCGGGAAAGCCGCCGACGTCAATCCGCATATCAAGACACGGCTTCCTCGGCAGTTCCTGGAGTTGGCAATGCACACCCATCGGGGGTTCGATATGCTGGCCGACCAGATTCAGGCAGGCGGCAGCCAAGCCGACATCCTCCGTGGGCTTGCAACGCTGACCGGCAACTGCGTGGCCTGCCATGCGGTATACCGGCTCGACGAAGCGCGCTGA
- a CDS encoding membrane protein of unknown function (Evidence 5 : No homology to any previously reported sequences) translates to MKRYAEFHPGFIWTSLTTAIAGGFAFGAYLAVVIAYGLPAGQGFYALIQTHGHLQLVGWAGVFIMGISLHFIPRLASFPLPHPERMNYILWLMVPGLLFRAVGGTVLASFEESPLFVPLSWLVGASGLLEAGAIVLYVSLLIGTMRGSNQARKLPAIGAVKPFFGMMAAGWILYACLNLFLLLHMALTGNVAVNSGWNEFAVHAFISLVLLPVAFALSVRLFPLYLALPAPDWPVYRIGCAYLLSVVLQLVPAAPPMAGFAPGVIRLIIALGTLLKGGIILWFVWQLDLLTRRRPLGRHARFLDTGPDRPPTRPGLPDYGEFGRFERPVYAAYTWLVLGAFMELLGGATVLLGYSIPIAADAIRHMYLLGFITHLIFGASVRMLPGFIRRKRVASATLVDATFWLGSAAAVCRVVPLLSPGWLSDRLPAVDLLVQTIFAISGILGWGAVACLAVNLWQTANAPIQHVSESRWTMSMAHLRSEKHPE, encoded by the coding sequence GTGAAGCGCTATGCCGAGTTCCACCCCGGCTTTATCTGGACATCGTTGACCACAGCGATTGCCGGAGGCTTTGCGTTCGGCGCATACCTCGCCGTCGTCATCGCCTACGGCCTTCCCGCAGGGCAGGGTTTCTACGCGCTGATCCAAACGCACGGACATCTGCAACTCGTCGGCTGGGCAGGCGTATTCATTATGGGCATCAGCCTGCATTTCATTCCACGACTGGCCAGCTTCCCCCTGCCTCATCCGGAACGAATGAACTACATTCTTTGGCTGATGGTGCCGGGGCTGCTGTTTCGGGCGGTGGGCGGTACGGTTCTGGCGTCCTTTGAAGAGAGCCCGCTGTTTGTTCCTCTCAGTTGGCTGGTAGGCGCCTCCGGACTGCTGGAAGCAGGGGCAATCGTCCTGTACGTGTCGCTCCTGATTGGGACCATGCGCGGCAGTAATCAAGCCAGAAAGCTTCCGGCGATCGGTGCGGTCAAGCCGTTTTTTGGCATGATGGCGGCCGGCTGGATCCTCTACGCGTGTCTCAACCTGTTCTTGCTGCTTCATATGGCACTGACCGGCAATGTCGCCGTAAATTCCGGTTGGAATGAATTTGCTGTTCACGCCTTCATCAGTCTTGTCCTGTTGCCTGTCGCCTTTGCGCTATCGGTTCGCCTCTTTCCGCTGTATCTGGCTCTACCGGCTCCTGATTGGCCGGTGTACAGGATCGGATGTGCGTATCTGCTGTCCGTCGTGCTGCAACTGGTCCCCGCGGCGCCTCCCATGGCGGGGTTCGCGCCTGGCGTTATCAGATTGATCATCGCGCTGGGAACGCTGCTGAAGGGGGGTATCATCCTCTGGTTCGTGTGGCAACTTGATCTGCTGACCCGCCGCCGACCCTTAGGGCGTCATGCGCGCTTTCTTGACACCGGGCCGGACCGCCCGCCCACGCGACCGGGCTTACCGGATTATGGCGAGTTTGGCCGATTCGAACGCCCGGTCTACGCCGCCTATACGTGGCTTGTTCTTGGCGCGTTCATGGAACTCCTTGGCGGCGCGACCGTCCTGCTCGGCTATTCGATTCCGATCGCAGCGGACGCCATCCGCCATATGTATCTCCTTGGCTTTATCACCCACCTCATTTTCGGCGCGTCGGTTCGGATGCTGCCCGGCTTCATACGGAGAAAACGAGTAGCCAGTGCCACATTAGTCGATGCCACCTTTTGGCTAGGCAGTGCGGCGGCGGTCTGTCGTGTTGTCCCGTTACTTTCACCAGGTTGGTTATCCGATCGACTGCCGGCAGTCGATCTGCTTGTTCAAACGATCTTTGCGATCTCAGGGATACTCGGGTGGGGGGCCGTCGCGTGTCTGGCGGTCAATCTGTGGCAAACGGCAAATGCGCCAATTCAACACGTCTCAGAAAGTCGCTGGACAATGTCCATGGCTCATCTTCGATCCGAAAAACATCCTGAATAG